Proteins encoded by one window of Arabidopsis thaliana chromosome 2, partial sequence:
- a CDS encoding DUF399 family protein, putative (DUF399 and DUF3411) (Protein of unknown function (DUF399 and DUF3411); CONTAINS InterPro DOMAIN/s: Protein of unknown function DUF399 (InterPro:IPR007314), Protein of unknown function DUF3411 (InterPro:IPR021825); BEST Arabidopsis thaliana protein match is: Protein of unknown function (DUF399 and DUF3411) (TAIR:AT3G56140.1); Has 496 Blast hits to 496 proteins in 118 species: Archae - 0; Bacteria - 198; Metazoa - 0; Fungi - 0; Plants - 277; Viruses - 0; Other Eukaryotes - 21 (source: NCBI BLink).) — protein MKPTTNGGLLASQSSSSFSFPRFRGQLPIIFSANNNQKKKNLPNPNVVTLCLHSHSNVSSSQIAVTRRAILVAPPLLAAAASLFLSISSAASAETSAESVALPPVATAPPPPPVEKEEAITSRIYDASVLGEPMAVGKDKKRVWEKLLNARIVYLGEAEQVPTRDDKVLELEIVRNLRKRCIESDRQLSLALEAFPLDLQEQLNQYMDKRMDGEVLKSYVSHWPVQRWQEYEPLLSYCRDNGVKLIACGTPLKVLRTVQAEGIRGLSESERKLYTPPAGSGFISGFTSFSRSSSLNMNPLTQIVPFGPSSYLSAQARVVEDHTMSQVIVQAVADGGGTGMLVVVTGANHVEYGSRGTGLPARISRKIPKKSQLVVLLDPERQFLRKEGESPVADFLWYSAARPCSRNCFDRAEIARVMNAAGRRRDALPQDIQKGLDLGLVSPEILQNFFDLEQYPLISELTQRFQGFRERLLADPKFLNRLAIEEAISITTTLVAQYEKRKENFFEELDYVITDSVRASVVDFFTVWLPAPTLSFISYADETIGPNSIDALRGLLGSIPDNAFQKSLGGQEWTLSLRIASVIIGGLKLAGVGVVSSFAAVGSSNALYAIRKFIKPELGVGEQAKRSPMLKTALVYGGYLGTSSNIRYQIIAGLIEHRISDELSSQPLLVNMISFVVRVANSYFGTQQWIDLARSTGLQTQKSVTTSNQIPEVASQSTVEYSTTEEASMDDLKNQ, from the exons ATGAAGCCCACGACCAATGGTGGGCTCTTGGCTTCTCAAtcatcttcctccttctcGTTTCCGAGATTCCGCGGCCAACTTCCGATTATCTTCTCAGCCAATAataatcagaagaagaagaatcttccAAATCCAAACGTCGTCACTCTTTGTCTCCACTCTCATTCCAATGTCTCCTCCTCTCAAATCGCCGTCACTCGCCGCGCAATTCTCGTCGCACCACCGCTCCTCGCCGCCGCCGCTTCGTTGTTTCTCTCTATTTCCTCAGCTGCCTCTGCTGAGACTTCTGCGGAATCAGTAGCTCTTCCTCCTGTTGCTactgctcctcctcctccgcctgtggagaaggaagaggCGATAACTTCTAGAATCTATGACGCGTCTGTGCTTGGTGAGCCGATGGCTGTTGGGAAAGATAAGAAGAGAGTGTGGGAGAAGCTATTGAATGCGAGGATTGTCTATCTCGGAGAAGCAGAACAAGTGCCTACAAGAGACGACAAGGTTCTCGAGCTCGAAATCGTGAGGAATTTGAGGAAGCGATGTATTGAGAGCGATCGTCAGTTATCTTTAGCATTGGAAGCATTTCCTCTTGATTTGCAGGAACAGTTAAACCAATACATGGACAAGAG GATGGATGGAGAGGTATTGAAGTCGTATGTATCACATTGGCCAGTCCAACGTTGGCAAGAGTATGAGCCTCTCTTAAGTTACTGCCGCGATAACGGAGTTAAACTCATTGCTTGTGGCACTCCGCTCAAG GTTTTAAGAACTGTCCAAGCTGAGGGTATCCGTGGTCTATCAGAGTCTGAGCGTAAATTATACACTCCTCCTGCGGGTTCAGGGTTTATCTCAGGGTTTACTTCCTTCTCACGTAGTTCTTCACTCAATATGAATCCACTCACACAGATTGTTCCATTTGGACCGAGTTCTTATTTGTCGGCACAAGCTAGAGTTGTTGAAGACCATACAATGTCTCAAGTTATTGTACAAGCAGTTGCAGATGGAGGTGGAACTGGTATGCTGGTAGTGGTGACAGGGGCAAACCATGTTGAGTATGGGTCAAGGGGAACAGGATTGCCGGCAAGGATCTCTAGGAAGATTCCGAAGAAAAGTCAACTTGTTGTGTTACTTGATCCTGAAAGACAGTTTTTGCGGAAAGAGGGTGAATCTCCAGTTGCTGATTTCTTGTGGTATTCTGCGGCCAGACCCTGCAGCAGAAACTGCTTTGACCGAGCAGAAATCGCTCGGGTAATGAATGCGGCTGGTAGGAGACGAGATGCCCTTCCCCAA GACATTCAAAAAGGATTAGACCTTGGTCTGGTGTCACCTGAGATTCTGCagaatttctttgatttggaGCAATATCCTCTTATTTCAGAGCTTACACAACGGTTCCAG GGATTCCGAGAAAGGTTGTTGGCAGATCCCAAATTCTTGAATAGATTAGCTATTGAAGAAGCTAtatcaataacaacaacacttGTAGCTCAATATGAGAAGCGGAAAGAAAATTTCTTTGAAGAACTCGACTATGTGATCACTGATAGCGTAAGAGCATCAGTTGTTGATTTTTTCACAGTTTGGCTCCCTGCACCAACCTTGTCTTTTATCTCATATGCTGATGAGACAATTGGGCCAAACAGCATAGATGCCTTAAGAGGCCTCCTAGGGTCCATACCTGACAATGCATTTCAAAAAAGTCTAGGTGGACAAGAGTGGACTCTGAGTCTTAGGATTGCTTCAGTTATTATCGGTGGCTTGAAGCTTGCTGGTGTTGGAGTTGTTTCCAGTTTTGCAGCTGTGGGATCTTCAAATGCTTTGTATGCAATACGAAAATTCATTAAACCAGAGTTGGGTGTTGGTGAGCAAGCAAAGAGGTCTCCTATGCTGAAGACGGCCCTTGTGTATGGAGGTTATCTGGGAACATCTTCGAATATCCGTTATCAG ATAATTGCTGGGTTAATAGAGCATCGCATTTCTGACGAGCTTTCTTCTCAACCTCTACTTGTAAACATGATTTCATTTGTTGTTCGAGTAGCTAACTCCTACTTTGGAACTCAG CAATGGATTGATCTTGCGCGCTCTACGGGTCTGCAAACTCAGAAAAGTGTCACAACTTCCAACCAAATCCCCGAGGTTGCGAGCCAATCCACAGTGGAATACAGTACAACTGAAGAGGCAAGTATGGATGATCTTAAGAATCAATGA
- a CDS encoding neuronal PAS domain protein (unknown protein; BEST Arabidopsis thaliana protein match is: unknown protein (TAIR:AT5G64190.1); Has 75 Blast hits to 75 proteins in 11 species: Archae - 0; Bacteria - 0; Metazoa - 0; Fungi - 0; Plants - 74; Viruses - 0; Other Eukaryotes - 1 (source: NCBI BLink).), with protein MASCDTPDAFAWLQTLPPLSLWKGNLMSMCICSPNSSHPSLNFTLTRTPQSPNFFTFSIVANFKTPITLFISKTFRTISTNSTTFLNENVISTLLMGFVDVVLNYNVKRTTCSIQLQNLGSTSNLKDVFNLAFFTFVFLICIYEAPTSLRTTCLKTVKDQLVTCRSRQGSKLLMVQLGSNLEEQWMRSLNLAITNWIIEIKAFQHLKSPSPLFSYAFSTQGLWKVHMYCPVVAMEMESVNSSLNDERLFFSLNYHQLEGVIQLNHRIYVREKWFNVAVNIDNVRCDIIRLVNEKLLSERGMGTEEKHFPSRISLQLTPTNQSNILMVSVQKSSENPLTEFEVEKGIEATIDPPNTFFGLKVSANETTTKSMKPWKFEEWVHGYSANLTWFLHDLDDGREVSSSKPSKVSMMNPRAWFKNRYSSAFRPFTKQGGVVFAGDSYGQSVLWKVDKTAIGKVMEFEVKGCVWLTYWPNKHHTFYSDTRKLEFKEMLYLNLP; from the exons ATGGCTTCTTGTGACACACCTGATGCGTTTGCTTGGCTTCaaactcttcctcctctttctcTATGGAAAGGAAATTTAATGTCCATGTGTATTTGCTCTCCAAATTCATCACACCCATCTTTGAACTTCACTCTTACTCGTACCCCTCAATCTCCAAACTTTTTCACCTTCTCGATAGTAGCCAATTTCAAGACTCCTATTACTCtctttatttcaaaaactttcaGAACCATTAGCACTAATTCAACTACTTTCCTCAATGAAAACGTCATATCTACTCTATTGATGGGTTTTGTCGACGTTGTTCTCAACTATAACGTCAAGAGAACCACTTGTTCAATCCAACTCCAAAACCTAGGCTCCACTTCTAACCTCAAAGACGTTTTCAACCTCGCTTTCTTCACTTTCGTGTTCCTCATCTGCATCTACGAGGCGCCAACGAGCCTGAGAACAACTTGTCTCAAAACGGTGAAAGATCAGCTGGTAACTTGTAGGTCAAGGCAGGGCTCTAAGTTGCTCATGGTGCAACTAGGCTCTAACCTTGAAGAACAATGGATGAGATCGCTGAACCTTGCAATAACCAACTGGATCATCGAGATCAAAGCGTTTCAGCATCTCAAGTCTCcttctcctttgttttcaTATGCTTTCTCGACTCAAGGTCTATGGAAAGTTCATATGTATTGTCCTGTGGTAGCAATGGAAATGGAGAGCGTAAATAGTTCTCTAAACGACGAGAGATTGTTCTTCTCGCTAAACTATCATCAACTTGAAGGTGTAATCCAATTGAACCACAGGATTTACGTTCGTGAAAAGTGGTTTAACGTCGCAGTAAATATTGACAACGTCAG GTGCGACATAATAAGGCTTGTGAACGAGAAACTATTATCGGAACGTGGCATGggaacagaggaaaaacattTCCCCTCAAGAATATCATTGCAACTAACACCAACGAATCAATCAAACATCTTAATGGTATCCGTACAAAAATCTTCAGAAAACCCATTGACAGAATTCGAAGTAGAGAAAGGCATAGAAGCAACAATAGATCCACCAAACACATTCTTTGGACTAAAAGTCTCAGCCAACGAGACCACAACAAAAAGCATGAAGCCATGGAAGTTCGAGGAATGGGTTCATGGTTATAGCGCCAATCTCACTTGGTTTCTCCATGATCTTGACGATGGAAGAGAAGTTTCGTCCTCTAAACCATCGAAAGTCTCGATGATGAACCCTCGAGCTTGGTTCAAGAACCGGTACTCGAGCGCGTTTAGACCGTTCACGAAGCAAGGAGGAGTTGTGTTTGCAGGAGATAGTTATGGGCAAAGCGTTTTGTGGAAAGTTGATAAAACGGCTATTGGGAAAGTAATGGAGTTTGAGGTTAAAGGTTGCGTTTGGTTGACTTATTGGCCTAACAAGCATCATACTTTTTATAGTGATACTAGAAAGTTGGAATTTAAGGAGATGCTTTACCTCAATCTTCCTTag
- the LAC5 gene encoding laccase 5 (laccase 5 (LAC5); FUNCTIONS IN: laccase activity; INVOLVED IN: response to copper ion; LOCATED IN: endomembrane system, apoplast; EXPRESSED IN: 8 plant structures; EXPRESSED DURING: 4 anthesis, petal differentiation and expansion stage; CONTAINS InterPro DOMAIN/s: Multicopper oxidase, type 3 (InterPro:IPR011707), Laccase (InterPro:IPR017761), Multicopper oxidase, type 2 (InterPro:IPR011706), Cupredoxin (InterPro:IPR008972), Multicopper oxidase, copper-binding site (InterPro:IPR002355), Multicopper oxidase, type 1 (InterPro:IPR001117); BEST Arabidopsis thaliana protein match is: laccase 12 (TAIR:AT5G05390.1); Has 10120 Blast hits to 8186 proteins in 1337 species: Archae - 37; Bacteria - 4008; Metazoa - 431; Fungi - 3685; Plants - 1575; Viruses - 0; Other Eukaryotes - 384 (source: NCBI BLink).), with protein sequence MDVTKSLLCFISFVAFLLFSSVAEANKAHHHEFIIQATKVKRLCETHNSITVNGMFPGPMLVVNNGDTLVVKVINRARYNITIHWHGVRQMRTGWADGPEFVTQCPIRPGSSYTYRFTIQGQEGTLWWHAHSSWLRATVYGSLLVFPPAGSSYPFTKPHRNVPLLLGEWWDANPVDVLRESIRTGGAPNNSDAYTINGQPGDLYKCSSQDTTVVPINVGETILLRVINSALNQPLFFTVANHKLTVVGADASYLKPFTTNVIVLGPGQTTDVLITGDQPPNRYYMAARAYQSAQNAPFGNTTTTAILQYKSAPCCGVGGGSGTKKGNSFKPIMPILPAYNDTNTVTRFSQSFRSLRRAEVPTEIDENLFVTIGLGLNNCPKNFRSRRCQGPNGTRFTASMNNVSFALPSNYSLLQAHHHGIPGVFTTDFPAKPPVKFDYTGNNISRSLYQPDRGTKLYKLKYGSRVQIVLQDTGIVTPENHPIHLHGYDFYIIAEGFGNFNPKKDTAKFNLEDPPLRNTVGVPVNGWAVIRFIADNPGVWIMHCHLDAHISWGLAMAFLVENGNGVLQTIEQPPHDLPVC encoded by the exons ATGGATGTCACCAAGAGCCTCCTCTGCTTCATCTCTTTCGTCgcctttcttctcttctcctccgtGGCAGAAGCCAACAAAGCACACCACCACGAGTTCATA ATACAAGCGACAAAGGTGAAGAGACTATGTGAAACACACAACAGTATTACAGTCAATGGAATGTTTCCCGGTCCAATGCTTGTAGTCAACAACGGTGACACTCTCGTCGTCAAAGTTATCAACCGGGCCCGGTACAACATCACAATCCACTG GCACGGTGTGAGGCAGATGCGAACCGGTTGGGCTGACGGACCGGAATTTGTGACCCAATGCCCAATCAGACCGGGATCAAGTTACACGTACCGGTTTACAATTCAAGGACAGGAAGGTACACTTTGGTGGCATGCTCATAGTTCGTGGCTTAGAGCAACTGTCTACGGTTCACTTCTCGTCTTTCCTCCTGCTGGTTCGTCTTACCCATTCACAAAACCCCACCGCAACGTCCCTCTCCTTCTTG GTGAATGGTGGGACGCAAATCCGGTTGATGTGTTGAGAGAATCTATACGAACCGGAGGAGCTCCGAATAACTCAGACGCTTACACCATCAATGGTCAACCTGGCGATCTCTATAAATGCTCTTCTCAAg ATACGACAGTAGTACCAATAAATGTTGGTGAGACTATACTACTACGAGTAATAAACTCAGCATTAAACCAACCGTTATTCTTCACGGTGGCTAATCACAAACTCACGGTGGTCGGAGCTGACGCGTCATACCTAAAACCCTTCACCACTAACGTGATAGTTCTTGGCCCGGGACAAACCACAGATGTCCTCATAACCGGTGACCAACCACCAAATCGCTACTACATGGCCGCAAGAGCTTACCAAAGCGCCCAAAACGCACCGTTTGGAAACACAACCACAACAGCAATCCTTCAATACAAATCCGCCCCTTGTTGCGGTGTAGGCGGCGGAAGTGGAACCAAGAAGGGTAATTCCTTCAAACCGATCATGCCTATCCTCCCTGCCTACAACGACACAAACACCGTCACACGTTTCAGCCAAAGCTTCCGGTCACTTAGACGAGCTGAGGTTCCGACAGAAATCGACGAGAATCTCTTCGTAACCATCGGACTCGGTCTCAACAACTGTCCTAAGAACTTCAGATCAAGAAGATGTCAAGGTCCTAACGGCACACGTTTCACTGCATCGATGAACAACGTTTCATTTGCTCTTCCAAGTAACTACTCACTCCTTCAAGCTCACCACCATGGGATCCCCGGAGTCTTCACAACCGATTTTCCGGCGAAGCCTCCGGTGAAATTTGATTACACTGGTAACAACATAAGCCGATCTCTCTACCAACCTGATAGAGGGACTAAGCTATACAAACTCAAGTATGGATCAAGGGTTCAGATTGTTCTTCAAGACACAGGTATAGTAACTCCCGAAAACCATCCCATTCATCTACACGGCTACGATTTCTACATTATCGCCGAGGGTTTCGGTAACTTCAATCCCAAGAAAGATACCGCGAAATTCAATCTTGAAGACCCGCCTCTCAGAAATACTGTCGGTGTACCTGTTAATGGTTGGGCCGTCATCAGATTCATCGCAGACAACCCTG GGGTCTGGATAATGCATTGTCATCTAGATGCACACATATCGTGGGGACTAGCCATGGCTTTTTTGGTTGAGAATGGAAATGGAGTTTTGCAGACAATAGAACAGCCTCCTCATGATTTGCCCGTTTGTTAG
- a CDS encoding DUF399 family protein, putative (DUF399 and DUF3411): MKPTTNGGLLASQSSSSFSFPRFRGQLPIIFSANNNQKKKNLPNPNVVTLCLHSHSNVSSSQIAVTRRAILVAPPLLAAAASLFLSISSAASAETSAESVALPPVATAPPPPPVEKEEAITSRIYDASVLGEPMAVGKDKKRVWEKLLNARIVYLGEAEQVPTRDDKVLELEIVRNLRKRCIESDRQLSLALEAFPLDLQEQLNQYMDKRMDGEVLKSYVSHWPVQRWQEYEPLLSYCRDNGVKLIACGTPLKVLRTVQAEGIRGLSESERKLYTPPAGSGFISGFTSFSRSSSLNMNPLTQIVPFGPSSYLSAQARVVEDHTMSQVIVQAVADGGGTGMLVVVTGANHVEYGSRGTGLPARISRKIPKKSQLVVLLDPERQFLRKEGESPVADFLWYSAARPCSRNCFDRAEIARVMNAAGRRRDALPQDIQKGLDLGLVSPEILQNFFDLEQYPLISELTQRFQGFRERLLADPKFLNRLAIEEAISITTTLVAQYEKRKENFFEELDYVITDSVRASVVDFFTVWLPAPTLSFISYADETIGPNSIDALRGLLGSIPDNAFQKSLGGQEWTLSLRIASVIIGGLKLAGVGVVSSFAAVGSSNALYAIRKFIKPELGVGEQAKRSPMLKTALVYGGYLGTSSNIRYQVW, translated from the exons ATGAAGCCCACGACCAATGGTGGGCTCTTGGCTTCTCAAtcatcttcctccttctcGTTTCCGAGATTCCGCGGCCAACTTCCGATTATCTTCTCAGCCAATAataatcagaagaagaagaatcttccAAATCCAAACGTCGTCACTCTTTGTCTCCACTCTCATTCCAATGTCTCCTCCTCTCAAATCGCCGTCACTCGCCGCGCAATTCTCGTCGCACCACCGCTCCTCGCCGCCGCCGCTTCGTTGTTTCTCTCTATTTCCTCAGCTGCCTCTGCTGAGACTTCTGCGGAATCAGTAGCTCTTCCTCCTGTTGCTactgctcctcctcctccgcctgtggagaaggaagaggCGATAACTTCTAGAATCTATGACGCGTCTGTGCTTGGTGAGCCGATGGCTGTTGGGAAAGATAAGAAGAGAGTGTGGGAGAAGCTATTGAATGCGAGGATTGTCTATCTCGGAGAAGCAGAACAAGTGCCTACAAGAGACGACAAGGTTCTCGAGCTCGAAATCGTGAGGAATTTGAGGAAGCGATGTATTGAGAGCGATCGTCAGTTATCTTTAGCATTGGAAGCATTTCCTCTTGATTTGCAGGAACAGTTAAACCAATACATGGACAAGAG GATGGATGGAGAGGTATTGAAGTCGTATGTATCACATTGGCCAGTCCAACGTTGGCAAGAGTATGAGCCTCTCTTAAGTTACTGCCGCGATAACGGAGTTAAACTCATTGCTTGTGGCACTCCGCTCAAG GTTTTAAGAACTGTCCAAGCTGAGGGTATCCGTGGTCTATCAGAGTCTGAGCGTAAATTATACACTCCTCCTGCGGGTTCAGGGTTTATCTCAGGGTTTACTTCCTTCTCACGTAGTTCTTCACTCAATATGAATCCACTCACACAGATTGTTCCATTTGGACCGAGTTCTTATTTGTCGGCACAAGCTAGAGTTGTTGAAGACCATACAATGTCTCAAGTTATTGTACAAGCAGTTGCAGATGGAGGTGGAACTGGTATGCTGGTAGTGGTGACAGGGGCAAACCATGTTGAGTATGGGTCAAGGGGAACAGGATTGCCGGCAAGGATCTCTAGGAAGATTCCGAAGAAAAGTCAACTTGTTGTGTTACTTGATCCTGAAAGACAGTTTTTGCGGAAAGAGGGTGAATCTCCAGTTGCTGATTTCTTGTGGTATTCTGCGGCCAGACCCTGCAGCAGAAACTGCTTTGACCGAGCAGAAATCGCTCGGGTAATGAATGCGGCTGGTAGGAGACGAGATGCCCTTCCCCAA GACATTCAAAAAGGATTAGACCTTGGTCTGGTGTCACCTGAGATTCTGCagaatttctttgatttggaGCAATATCCTCTTATTTCAGAGCTTACACAACGGTTCCAG GGATTCCGAGAAAGGTTGTTGGCAGATCCCAAATTCTTGAATAGATTAGCTATTGAAGAAGCTAtatcaataacaacaacacttGTAGCTCAATATGAGAAGCGGAAAGAAAATTTCTTTGAAGAACTCGACTATGTGATCACTGATAGCGTAAGAGCATCAGTTGTTGATTTTTTCACAGTTTGGCTCCCTGCACCAACCTTGTCTTTTATCTCATATGCTGATGAGACAATTGGGCCAAACAGCATAGATGCCTTAAGAGGCCTCCTAGGGTCCATACCTGACAATGCATTTCAAAAAAGTCTAGGTGGACAAGAGTGGACTCTGAGTCTTAGGATTGCTTCAGTTATTATCGGTGGCTTGAAGCTTGCTGGTGTTGGAGTTGTTTCCAGTTTTGCAGCTGTGGGATCTTCAAATGCTTTGTATGCAATACGAAAATTCATTAAACCAGAGTTGGGTGTTGGTGAGCAAGCAAAGAGGTCTCCTATGCTGAAGACGGCCCTTGTGTATGGAGGTTATCTGGGAACATCTTCGAATATCCGTTATCAGGTATGGTGA
- the PRA1.B2 gene encoding prenylated RAB acceptor 1.B2 (prenylated RAB acceptor 1.B2 (PRA1.B2); CONTAINS InterPro DOMAIN/s: Prenylated rab acceptor PRA1 (InterPro:IPR004895); BEST Arabidopsis thaliana protein match is: prenylated RAB acceptor 1.B1 (TAIR:AT3G56110.2); Has 573 Blast hits to 573 proteins in 149 species: Archae - 0; Bacteria - 0; Metazoa - 116; Fungi - 100; Plants - 320; Viruses - 0; Other Eukaryotes - 37 (source: NCBI BLink).) yields the protein MSSSPAILPVTNQQAATQSQPPINSHAFRTFLSRLSSSLRESLSQRRPWLELVDRSSFARPDSLTDSFSRIRKNLAYFKVNYSAIVSLVLAFSLLSHPFSLLVLLSLLGSWMFLYLFRSSDQPLVLFGRSFSDRETLLGLVLTTIVVVFMTSVGSLLTSALTIGIAIVCLHGAFRVPDDLFLDEQEPANAGLLSFIGNSAATSAAASVVAGRV from the coding sequence atgtcttcttctccggcgaTTCTTCCCGTCACCAACCAGCAAGCAGCCACTCAATCTCAACCTCCAATCAATTCTCACGCCTTCCGTACTTTCCTCTCACGCCTCTCGTCCTCTCTCCGCGAAAGCCTCTCTCAACGCCGTCCATGGCTAGAACTCGTAGATCGGAGCTCCTTCGCTAGACCTGACTCTCTCACCGATTCCTTCTCCCGGATCCGTAAGAATCTCGCTTACTTCAAAGTCAATTACTCCGCAATTGTCTCGTTAGTCCTTGCTTTCTCCCTCCTCTCGCATCCATTCTCGCTTCTCgtcctcctctctctcttagGCTCCTGGATGTTTCTCTACCTCTTCCGATCTTCAGATCAGCCTTTGGTTCTCTTTGGTCGTAGTTTCTCAGATCGTGAGACTTTGCTTGGTCTTGTTTTGACTACGATTGTGGTTGTGTTTATGACGAGTGTTGGATCTTTGTTAACATCGGCGTTAACGATTGGAATCGCGATTGTTTGCTTACATGGTGCGTTTAGGGTTCCTGATGATTTGTTCTTGGATGAACAAGAGCCTGCTAATGCTGGTTTACTCTCGTTCATTGGTAATTCTGCTGCTActtctgctgctgcttctgTTGTTGCAGGACGAGTTTGA